One Betta splendens chromosome 16, fBetSpl5.4, whole genome shotgun sequence genomic window carries:
- the LOC114842436 gene encoding H-2 class II histocompatibility antigen, A-U alpha chain-like — translation MTIGSSDMKRSAVIVLMLHTYCGFSQSPHELIYFVGCFVNGTTQIQFEFDSEEIYYADFQKPEMIYTVPVCIDPNPNQIWSSLTMRDILENRDLCLAFTSIVESKENNTPEVKVPPDVTLYPSEEVQVGVENKLTCFVDHFYPPSINVSWTKNDQPVSEGVSLSRYYPKKDQTFHQFSSLTFTPSEGDIYSCTVEHSALETPKTRILEPDVNDPGRGPDIFCGLGLTLGLLMVAAAVFLIVKTKDG, via the exons ATGACGATCGGCAGCTCAGACATGAAGCGCTCTGCTGTGATTGTCCTGATGCTCCACACCTACTGTGGCTTCTCACAAA GTCCCCATGAGCTGATTTACTTTGTGGGTTGTTTCGTGAACGGCACGACGCAGATACAGTTTGAGTTTGACTCTGAGGAGATCTATTATGCTGATTTCCAAAAGCCTGAAATGATATACACTGTTCCAGTTTGTATTGATcccaatccaaatcaaatatgGTCAAGCTTGACAATGCGAGATATTCTGGAAAATAGAGATCTGTGTTTGGCATTTACTTCAATTGTAGAATCCAAAGAGAATAATACACCAGAGGTAAAAG TCCCTCCTGATGTGACCCTCTATCCGTCTGAAGAAGTTCAGGTGGGAGTTGAAAACAAACTCACTTGCTTTGTGGATCATTTCTACCCTCCTTCCATCAACGTCAGCTGGACTAAAAATGATCAGCCCGTGTCTGAGGGGGTGTCACTCAGTAGATATTATCCCAAAAAGGATCAGACCTTCCACCAGTTCTCATCTCTGACGTTCACACCGAGCGAAGGCGACATTTACAGCTGCACCGTGGAGCACTCGGCCCTGGAGACGCCTAAAACGAGGATCTTGG AACCTGATGTGAATGACCCGGGTCGAGGACCAGACATTTTCTGTGGACTGGGCCTGACTCTGGGACTGCTGATGGTGGCAGCTGCAGTATTTCTGATTGTGAAGACAAAGGATGGATGA
- the LOC114842432 gene encoding rano class II histocompatibility antigen, A beta chain-like isoform X2, whose product MCSTHRCLTRFLLLLLFSTAGALYGHAVVHCVFTSTDGHDAVYLEDYYFNKLLIGQYNSSVGKMVGYTEIGKEFADSLNKNQENVKLLQWKTKRCKAEVPLVIKSLLNPVEPYVLLRSVKAATSEHPGVLICSVYNFYPKQINVTWLSDGKEITSGVTSTDEMSNGNWLYQIHSHLEYKPREGEKITCMVEHASFKQPKLVDWETATDPGMIQFALGISGLVSGLVLFIFALIYYKQKKTVRVSVPTTEVLYPEDTL is encoded by the exons ATGTGCTCGACTCACAGGTGTCTCACTCGCTTCttactgttgctgctgttctcaACAGCCG gAGCTCTCTATGGTCATGCTGTCGTCCACTGCGTGTTCACTTCCACTGATGGTCATGATGCTGTGTACCTGGAGGATTACTATTTTAACAAGCTGTTGATTGGCCAGTACAACAGCTCTGTGGGCAAAATGGTTGGCTACACAGAAATAGGAAAAGAGTTTGCAGATAGTCTCAACAAAAATCAAGAAAATGTGAAACTTCTGCAATGGAAAACTAAACGTTGTAAAGCTGAAGTGCCATTAGTCATCAAAAGCCTCCTGAACCCAG TTGAGCCCTACGTCCTcttgaggtcagtgaaggcAGCCACCAGTGAACATCCAGGCGTTCTCATTTGCAGCGTGTACAACTTTTATCCCAAACAAATCAACGTAACATGGTTGAGTGATGGAAAGGAGATAACATCTGGTGTGACCTCTACTGATGAGATGTCCAATGGGAACTGGCTTTACCAGATTCACTCACATCTGGAGTATAAAcccagagaaggagagaagatCACCTGCATGGTGGAGCACGCCAGCTTCAAGCAGCCCAAGCTTGTTGACTggg AGACTGCTACTGACCCAGGGATGATTCAGTTTGCTCTTGGGATATCAGGTCTAGTGTCTGGTTTGGTGCTTTTCATTTTTGCATTGATTTactacaaacagaaaaaaacag tgCGTGTTTCAGTGCCGACAACTGAG GTTTTATATCCAGAAGACACACTCTGA